In the genome of Ancylomarina subtilis, one region contains:
- a CDS encoding sugar transferase, which yields MYSRYFKPIFDFTIAFVLLIALSPIFLIIFFLLLLTGIHRPFFLQERSGYKGQYFLIIKFRTMTDKRDRSGDLLPDKDRLTFIGKIIRKLSFDEIPQLINVLKGDISIIGPRPLLPRYLPYYTKKENLRHTVKPGMSGLAQINGGNTLDWDTRLALDVEYVTDITFKNDCIILLRTIRMVLLSDGSCVDPRSVIKDLNDERGGGIK from the coding sequence ATGTACTCAAGATATTTTAAGCCAATATTTGATTTTACGATAGCGTTTGTCTTATTGATTGCACTTTCACCTATTTTTCTAATCATATTTTTCCTGTTGCTTTTAACAGGTATCCATAGGCCATTTTTTTTACAAGAGCGTTCAGGTTATAAAGGTCAATATTTTTTGATCATCAAGTTCAGAACAATGACAGATAAAAGAGATCGTTCAGGTGATTTATTACCAGATAAAGATCGTTTGACTTTTATAGGAAAAATCATACGAAAACTATCGTTTGATGAAATTCCTCAACTCATAAATGTGTTAAAAGGGGATATCAGTATAATTGGCCCACGCCCCTTGTTACCCAGATATTTACCTTATTATACAAAAAAGGAAAATTTGAGGCATACAGTTAAACCAGGTATGTCAGGTTTAGCTCAGATCAACGGGGGAAATACTCTCGACTGGGACACAAGATTGGCTTTGGATGTTGAATATGTCACTGATATCACTTTTAAAAATGATTGTATAATTCTATTAAGAACAATAAGAATGGTCTTGTTATCTGACGGAAGCTGTGTTGATCCCAGATCAGTTATAAAAGATTTAAATGATGAAAGGGGAGGTGGAATTAAATAG
- a CDS encoding sugar transferase: MYVSFIKPVLDFILALFLLILFSPLLLFVYIMLALRGDGNPIFYQERSGLHEKPFRIIKFKTMTDEKDADGNLLPDADRLTPLGRIIRKTSIDELPQLINVLKGDISVIGPRPLVMRYLPRYNKEQARRHDLKPGITGWAQVNGRDAISWDEKFRLDIYYVDHVSFGLDLKILFKTIIHVLLGKDESPANSDIMEEWYGN, translated from the coding sequence ATGTATGTGTCATTCATAAAGCCTGTCTTGGACTTTATTTTAGCATTGTTTCTTCTTATTTTATTTTCGCCTCTTCTTTTATTTGTGTACATAATGCTTGCTCTTAGAGGGGATGGCAATCCGATTTTCTATCAAGAACGATCGGGGCTTCATGAAAAACCTTTTCGCATCATCAAATTTAAAACCATGACTGATGAAAAGGATGCAGATGGAAACTTACTTCCTGATGCTGATCGCTTAACGCCTTTAGGAAGAATAATCAGAAAAACGTCAATAGATGAGCTTCCGCAACTCATAAATGTGTTAAAAGGGGATATCAGTGTAATTGGTCCTCGTCCGCTCGTGATGAGATATTTACCCCGATATAATAAAGAACAGGCCCGTCGACATGATTTAAAGCCGGGCATTACAGGTTGGGCGCAGGTTAATGGGCGAGATGCAATTTCCTGGGATGAGAAATTTAGGTTAGATATTTATTATGTAGATCACGTCAGTTTTGGCCTCGATTTAAAGATATTATTCAAAACAATTATTCATGTTTTGCTAGGTAAAGATGAAAGTCCGGCAAACTCAGACATAATGGAGGAGTGGTATGGTAACTAA
- a CDS encoding acetyltransferase, producing the protein MVTKNKQYLLYGGSGHAKVIAECIEANHELVGGVFDDNPDSKGLKNLPFLGEYKIKNHNHPLIVAIGDNKIRKMIVEEVKNLFGSICHPSSCISPTVKIGEGTVVFHNVILQVDCVVGSHVILNSGASIDHECSLGDFVHISPKATLCGNVKVGEGTQIGAGATILPGIRIGNWATIGAGAVIIRDVPDFAIVVGNPGRIIRYYEPANNKFWPFGESIRTK; encoded by the coding sequence ATGGTAACTAAAAATAAACAATACTTATTGTACGGAGGTAGTGGACATGCTAAAGTCATCGCTGAATGTATTGAAGCAAACCACGAATTAGTGGGAGGGGTTTTTGATGATAATCCGGATTCTAAAGGTTTAAAGAATTTACCTTTCTTGGGAGAGTATAAAATAAAGAATCATAATCATCCCCTGATTGTGGCTATAGGCGACAATAAAATCCGGAAAATGATAGTCGAAGAGGTTAAAAATCTTTTTGGATCAATCTGCCACCCATCCTCGTGCATTTCACCAACCGTAAAAATTGGTGAAGGAACAGTCGTTTTTCATAATGTTATTCTTCAGGTTGATTGTGTTGTAGGTTCGCACGTTATTCTTAATTCAGGAGCTTCAATCGATCATGAATGTAGTTTAGGTGATTTTGTGCACATATCACCCAAGGCCACTTTATGTGGAAATGTGAAAGTTGGAGAAGGGACTCAAATAGGTGCCGGAGCGACAATACTTCCGGGGATTAGGATCGGCAATTGGGCTACCATTGGTGCTGGTGCTGTGATTATAAGAGACGTGCCTGATTTCGCGATTGTTGTTGGAAATCCGGGTCGAATTATTAGGTATTATGAACCTGCTAATAACAAATTTTGGCCTTTTGGAGAATCTATTAGAACCAAATAG
- a CDS encoding nucleoside-diphosphate sugar epimerase/dehydratase, with product MKKKLFDLFNRRILSPWWIFVIDLFLVSFAFIIAYVVRLNFNLPNISVWDFLVAGGCCIGVYAFCFLIFSSYKGVIRHTELRELIRLIYTTFSAVVLLFIFDFINQVFDGGVIHVPYLVLVLQFIFSLFFLTGFRLLVREVYAYLSKVEKTKKTIIYGAGDLGLLALEILNKERKENYEVVGFVDDDKNKWATHLRDIQVSSFPKALKNGMKKGVTMLVLAVSKMRKEKISEITELCLENNWEVKVLPAFDDWIDGKMPAKNVRDVKIEDLLGRDEIQLNLQRISQSLIGKTILVSGAAGSIGSEIVRQLLRFPIGKLVLLDQAESALYDLEQELNSKYKKASFELVIGDISNSVRMRRIFEHFTPEIVFNAAAYKHVPLMEDNPYEALNVNVGGTKILADLSVEFGIEKFVMISTDKAVNPTNVMGASKRICEIYIQSLAQRGDIQTAFITTRFGNVLGSNGSVVPLFKKQIEQGGPVRVTHPDITRYFMTIPEACQLVLEAGCMGRGGEIFVFDMGEPVKILDLAKKMIRLAGLKLNVDIQIHFTGLRPGEKLYEELLATNENTLPTHNDKIMIGQVRPHKYAEVNTAISKILYYLNVENNEMIVARMKELIPEFISKNSVYELLDATNHKTEDELLLFSNPKIESKEKGTQALNSDTLNRRRSNMNGLTKKETPVEVNRTSIVKLRKEKLIDPSLLNNHDLRNR from the coding sequence ATGAAAAAAAAGTTGTTTGATTTATTTAATAGACGTATTCTTTCCCCATGGTGGATCTTTGTCATTGATCTATTTCTGGTGTCTTTTGCTTTTATTATAGCTTATGTCGTTCGTCTGAATTTCAATTTGCCCAATATAAGCGTCTGGGATTTTTTGGTTGCAGGAGGATGTTGTATAGGAGTTTACGCATTTTGTTTTCTGATTTTCAGTTCGTATAAAGGGGTTATCCGACATACCGAGCTTCGTGAATTGATTCGTTTGATTTACACGACTTTCAGCGCGGTTGTCTTACTTTTCATATTCGATTTCATTAATCAAGTATTTGATGGAGGGGTGATACATGTCCCTTATCTCGTTTTAGTTTTACAGTTTATATTCTCTTTATTTTTTCTCACAGGTTTTCGACTATTGGTAAGGGAAGTATATGCTTATCTCTCAAAGGTTGAAAAGACTAAGAAAACCATAATTTATGGTGCAGGTGACCTGGGATTATTGGCTTTGGAAATTTTGAATAAAGAAAGAAAAGAGAATTACGAAGTTGTTGGTTTTGTAGATGATGATAAAAATAAATGGGCTACCCATTTGAGAGACATTCAGGTGAGCAGTTTTCCTAAAGCCCTGAAAAATGGGATGAAAAAAGGGGTGACGATGCTTGTTTTGGCTGTGTCTAAAATGAGGAAAGAGAAAATTAGTGAAATAACGGAGCTTTGTTTAGAAAATAATTGGGAGGTAAAAGTATTACCAGCATTTGATGACTGGATTGATGGTAAGATGCCTGCAAAAAATGTTAGAGATGTAAAAATTGAAGACCTTTTAGGACGAGACGAAATTCAATTGAATTTGCAACGAATTAGTCAGAGTTTAATTGGTAAAACAATTTTGGTTTCAGGGGCGGCAGGTTCCATTGGGTCTGAAATTGTGCGACAGTTACTTCGATTTCCTATTGGCAAATTAGTTCTTCTGGATCAGGCTGAATCTGCATTATATGACTTGGAACAGGAACTTAATTCCAAATACAAAAAAGCATCATTTGAATTGGTGATTGGAGACATCTCAAATTCGGTACGAATGAGAAGAATTTTTGAACATTTTACCCCTGAAATTGTCTTTAATGCCGCAGCATATAAACATGTTCCATTGATGGAAGATAATCCTTATGAGGCTTTGAACGTAAATGTGGGTGGAACTAAAATTTTGGCAGATTTATCCGTTGAATTTGGTATTGAGAAATTTGTCATGATTTCGACAGATAAGGCTGTAAATCCAACAAATGTGATGGGGGCTTCAAAGCGAATATGTGAAATTTATATTCAATCTTTGGCTCAGCGTGGTGATATTCAGACCGCATTTATTACGACTCGTTTTGGGAATGTTTTAGGATCCAATGGGTCAGTTGTTCCTTTGTTTAAAAAGCAAATTGAACAAGGTGGACCTGTACGGGTAACTCACCCGGATATCACCCGTTATTTTATGACTATTCCTGAGGCTTGTCAGTTAGTTTTAGAAGCAGGATGCATGGGGCGTGGAGGAGAGATCTTTGTTTTTGATATGGGAGAACCTGTTAAAATCCTCGATTTAGCTAAGAAAATGATTCGTTTGGCGGGCTTAAAACTGAATGTGGATATTCAGATCCATTTTACAGGACTGCGACCAGGTGAGAAATTGTATGAAGAGTTGCTGGCAACTAATGAAAATACGCTGCCTACGCACAATGATAAAATCATGATTGGTCAGGTCAGACCTCATAAATATGCTGAAGTGAATACGGCCATTTCTAAAATTCTGTATTATTTGAATGTTGAAAACAATGAGATGATCGTAGCCAGAATGAAGGAATTGATCCCTGAGTTCATATCGAAGAATTCTGTTTACGAATTGTTAGATGCGACCAATCACAAAACCGAAGATGAATTATTACTTTTTTCAAATCCGAAAATAGAATCCAAAGAAAAGGGAACTCAAGCTTTAAATTCAGATACTTTGAATAGGAGACGATCCAATATGAATGGGCTAACTAAAAAAGAAACGCCTGTTGAAGTGAATAGGACTAGCATTGTGAAACTTAGAAAAGAAAAACTGATAGATCCTAGTTTATTAAATAATCACGACTTAAGAAATCGTTAA
- a CDS encoding GNAT family N-acetyltransferase translates to MKILSAKIEGDYLTWLNIWRQWEGKEIFAHPDYLNLFDDYSHAMCAVVSKDDQMVIYPFCLRSLSEDLNINMDGISYSDIISPYGYGGLYQIGNGNFESLIEEFYLKFSDWAVSQNVISEFIRFDLFSQSRVQYNGEISYNNDNVVCDLRKGKDTIWKEFKAKVRNNVRKALKSGISLELDFTGENIDAFLDIYYATMDRRQAENQYYFKKEFFERIHEKLKGNFVYFLAIKDEKVVSADLVLISDQRIYSFLSGTDSDAFQYRPNDFIKYQIINWGVDAGKMDYILGGGYKPMDSLFNYKKAFAPQRILPFYVGKKIYNPEIYDILVESKKQELLNNSSVLDEKCEFFPLYRRNG, encoded by the coding sequence ATGAAAATACTTTCGGCTAAAATAGAAGGTGATTATTTGACTTGGTTAAATATTTGGAGGCAATGGGAGGGGAAAGAAATATTTGCTCATCCTGATTATCTTAATCTATTTGATGATTATTCTCATGCTATGTGTGCTGTGGTTTCTAAGGATGATCAAATGGTTATATACCCTTTTTGTTTGAGAAGCCTTTCTGAGGATCTTAATATAAATATGGATGGTATCTCATATAGTGATATTATTTCGCCATATGGTTATGGAGGCTTGTATCAGATAGGTAATGGAAATTTTGAATCTTTAATTGAAGAGTTTTATTTAAAGTTTAGTGATTGGGCTGTTTCACAAAATGTGATTAGTGAATTTATTCGCTTCGATCTTTTTAGTCAGAGTCGAGTTCAGTATAATGGAGAGATTTCATACAATAATGACAATGTTGTCTGTGATTTAAGAAAGGGGAAAGATACTATTTGGAAAGAATTCAAAGCTAAAGTTAGAAATAACGTTCGAAAAGCGCTTAAGAGTGGGATTAGCCTGGAATTAGATTTTACCGGAGAAAATATTGATGCATTTCTTGATATCTATTATGCCACAATGGATAGACGGCAGGCTGAAAACCAATACTATTTTAAGAAAGAGTTTTTTGAACGGATCCATGAAAAGCTAAAAGGCAATTTTGTTTATTTTCTTGCTATTAAAGATGAAAAAGTTGTGTCAGCAGATTTGGTTTTAATCTCTGATCAACGTATTTATTCATTTTTATCAGGAACTGATAGCGATGCCTTTCAATATCGACCCAATGATTTTATTAAATATCAAATCATTAATTGGGGAGTTGATGCGGGTAAAATGGATTATATTCTTGGTGGGGGATATAAACCCATGGATAGTTTATTCAATTACAAAAAGGCCTTTGCTCCTCAAAGAATCTTACCTTTTTACGTCGGTAAAAAAATATACAATCCTGAAATATATGACATTCTTGTAGAATCTAAAAAACAAGAACTCCTTAATAATAGCAGTGTTTTAGATGAGAAGTGCGAATTTTTCCCATTATATAGAAGAAATGGATAA
- a CDS encoding methionyl-tRNA formyltransferase produces MKILFFGIHEIGQRSLEKLLGTDEVEIVGVVTKYDTVFQTYSVSDFAKKNHLQCYSLRFINCQYVYDLFKKLEFDLIVVAGFHLIIPEEILNLAKRAAINLHDSLLPQYKGPNASKWCIINGEKKTGVTVHQMSGKIDEGRIIAQKEVEILPVDTAGTLFSRLASIGSDLLVEVVSLIQKNTLSYLNVNGASPSYYSYPTINDLRIKWNSLSANQIYCLVRGLNPSPGAFFFYNKEKFKVFEMQILSSKSHLKEGTIMELCDDYLIVSTLTWDIKINNLRKKIHYAYSIREFIDENRLKVFDILL; encoded by the coding sequence ATGAAAATTCTTTTTTTTGGCATACACGAAATTGGACAAAGGTCTTTGGAAAAGCTACTTGGTACAGATGAGGTTGAAATTGTTGGTGTTGTCACCAAATATGATACTGTTTTTCAAACATATTCTGTTTCTGATTTTGCAAAAAAAAATCATTTACAGTGTTATTCTTTAAGGTTTATCAACTGTCAGTATGTTTATGATTTATTCAAGAAGCTTGAGTTTGATTTAATTGTAGTTGCAGGTTTTCATTTAATCATTCCCGAAGAAATATTAAACTTAGCAAAAAGAGCAGCTATCAATCTTCATGATTCTCTACTACCCCAATATAAGGGGCCTAATGCATCCAAGTGGTGTATCATAAATGGAGAGAAGAAAACGGGTGTTACAGTTCATCAGATGTCCGGTAAAATTGACGAGGGGAGGATTATTGCACAAAAGGAAGTTGAAATTTTGCCTGTTGACACAGCGGGAACTCTTTTTAGTCGATTGGCTTCTATTGGATCGGATTTATTGGTTGAAGTCGTGTCTTTAATACAGAAAAACACACTTAGTTATCTTAATGTCAATGGTGCATCTCCCAGTTATTATTCTTATCCAACAATAAACGATTTGAGAATAAAATGGAATTCATTGAGTGCTAATCAAATTTATTGTTTAGTAAGGGGGTTGAATCCTAGTCCAGGTGCATTTTTCTTTTATAATAAAGAAAAGTTTAAGGTTTTTGAAATGCAGATATTATCCTCGAAATCTCACTTAAAAGAAGGAACTATTATGGAGTTGTGTGATGATTATCTCATTGTAAGTACATTGACCTGGGATATTAAGATTAATAATTTAAGAAAAAAGATCCATTATGCTTATTCAATAAGGGAGTTTATTGATGAAAACCGTTTAAAGGTTTTTGATATCCTGTTGTAA
- a CDS encoding DegT/DnrJ/EryC1/StrS family aminotransferase, translating into MQNRIWLSSPHMGGREMAYVQQAYDLNWVAPLGQNVDEFEKSIAAYTQSAYASALSAGTAALHLALILLGVGRGDEVIAQDFTFSATINPICYLGAKPVLVDSEMDTWNMCPVALKEAIEDRIAKGIKPKAIIPVHLYGMPAKMKEIHDIADFYSIPIIEDAAEALGSKLENKMMGTWGKLGVLSFNGNKIITTSGGGALISDDLNLIEKSRFLATQARDKALHYQHSEIGYNYRMSNIVAGIGRGQMEVLDDRVTKRREINAWYKSLLKDVPGIHFQMEPNASFFSNYWLTAIVVDPKMTGGITRDDIHLALEKENIESRPLWKPMHSQPVFSDYPVYMTGVSSHLFKHGLCLPSGSNMTEEDLVRISKTLKNIFHF; encoded by the coding sequence ATGCAGAATAGAATATGGCTTTCATCACCTCATATGGGAGGCCGTGAAATGGCTTATGTGCAGCAGGCATATGATCTGAACTGGGTTGCTCCACTAGGGCAAAACGTAGATGAATTTGAGAAATCAATAGCTGCCTATACTCAGTCGGCCTACGCTTCTGCTTTAAGTGCCGGAACGGCAGCCCTTCATTTAGCTTTAATACTCCTTGGTGTGGGAAGAGGAGATGAGGTAATTGCTCAGGATTTTACTTTTTCAGCAACAATCAACCCCATTTGTTATCTTGGAGCAAAGCCTGTGCTTGTCGATTCTGAAATGGATACATGGAATATGTGCCCCGTGGCTCTCAAAGAGGCTATCGAGGATAGAATTGCAAAAGGGATTAAACCTAAAGCAATCATACCAGTTCACTTGTATGGAATGCCAGCTAAAATGAAAGAGATTCATGATATTGCTGATTTTTATTCTATCCCGATAATTGAAGATGCAGCAGAAGCTTTGGGTTCCAAACTGGAAAATAAGATGATGGGAACTTGGGGAAAGTTGGGTGTTTTATCGTTTAATGGAAATAAGATAATAACTACATCAGGAGGAGGAGCTCTTATTTCTGATGATTTGAATTTAATTGAGAAGTCACGTTTCTTAGCCACTCAAGCTCGAGATAAAGCCCTGCACTACCAGCACAGCGAAATAGGTTATAATTATCGGATGAGTAATATTGTTGCAGGTATTGGTAGGGGACAAATGGAAGTTTTAGACGATAGAGTTACAAAACGAAGAGAGATAAATGCTTGGTATAAATCCCTATTAAAGGATGTGCCGGGAATCCATTTCCAAATGGAACCGAATGCTAGTTTTTTCTCCAATTATTGGTTAACAGCTATAGTTGTTGATCCTAAAATGACTGGTGGAATAACAAGAGATGATATTCATTTGGCTTTAGAAAAAGAAAACATTGAATCTCGTCCACTTTGGAAACCCATGCATTCGCAGCCCGTGTTTTCTGATTACCCTGTTTATATGACGGGCGTTTCGTCGCATTTATTTAAGCATGGTTTATGTCTTCCTTCAGGAAGTAATATGACCGAAGAGGATTTGGTTCGTATAAGCAAAACTCTAAAGAATATATTTCATTTTTAA